ttaatacagcacaaagcaatgcaaaaactTTAGTTAATagattataatacaataattaagcctagttTATTTGCACTTCAcccatatgctacctacagtaccaggcaggaggttaTGGTCCCTTTGATTCCCACGCGTCAGAGTGCCGTGCACTgggatcaccggtgtgaagggtctgttacttctagttacattgaGCAGCACCTGGGGGTCAATCATGCTGACTCCCTCCCATCAattcttcttactaagcccattttatagcaaagtgagACTTTGTCGTTCTAATAATATCTACCAATCAACTGCATATTGTGTAAAATACCTATTCTGCCCATACTTGGGATACATCCTGATATTCAGGCTGTTGCCAAAAGCTATATACTTGATTGACAGTTCTATGCATCTGTGATTTTTTGCTGATCAGAAATATTATGTACCAATACCAAGtttctcccaggctgtgtctacactggcgcgatcttgcgccaaagcggccgctcttgcgcaaaaacttgctgcctgtctacactggccgtgtgttcttgtgcaagtaaactgacattctacagtatgaaatcagggcttcttgcgcgagtactatgatgctcccactaaggaataagccctcttgtgcaactgttcttgcgcaagaggccagtgtagacaggcaacatgaattccttgcgcaagaaacccctatggttaaaatggccatcagagctttcttgcgcaagagagcgtctacactggcacggatgctcttgtgcaaaagcacgtgccagtgtagacgctctcttctggaagagtttttgcacaagaagctgccagtatagacgtagccccaatgttCTTGGCGTGGTTTTCACTATCCCATGCTCCCTACACACAATTGTTTAAAGCCTGCATGTGTacatgcaccagacttgagacagacCAAGCTGGGTTTGCTTTGTTAGAAATCCGCACTTTGGGCAAGACAGCCATGGTTAGTCTGGTCAAGGCAGGGCCGGACAATGCAGACATTATTATTCAGGCTCCCCTACTGTTTCAAATATAATTAGTGCTTAAGGTTAGAAGCAGAGTGGGCATTTCTGTTGCTTAGCAACCGTATCTTCCAGGAAGTTGGGAGTCATTCCAGCTGTTGCATTCCTGGGGGTTCCATTTAGTGTTAAGTTACTGGGTGTATTGAAAGAAAAGTTGTTaccttgttttctctttgtttcttgATTGGCTCTGTTTCCAATTGTTTTAGATTTTGGAGGTGTCTGTAAAAACTAGAACTGTGAACACAGAGAATcaaagtgaggaggaggaggaaaggggcagggagtGAAGAGCAGCCCAGTAATGTAGGAAGACCTGCACCCAGAGAAATTAACTTTtaagagccaggcagcagcagcacatttAGCAATCTGAGGCAGGATCTGAAGGAAACATCTGTGTGTGTAAAAACATTGGCACCAGAAGAATCTATACGCAGCTAGGGAGAAGGCAGGTGGGACCCTGCACCCTAAGGTATGGCTCTGACATTGGAGGAGACGGGACAACAATTACCTACTACAGTATTGTAAAACCTGCGTTTACTCCCCGGgtgcgtttagactggcaagattttgcgcctGTCTACAATGaccacgagtatttgcacaagaacagactTTGTACTgtgcaaaatcagtggttcttgagcaaatactccgacgctcccgctcagggataagccctcttgcgcaagtattcttgcgcaagagggccagcgtagacagccaagttaatttcttgcgcaagaaagcccgatgactaaaatggccattggagctgtcttgcgcaagacagcatctatactggcactgatgcttttgcgcaaaagcaaatcttttgcgcaaaggcacgtgccagtatagacggtctcttgcacaaatacttttagcggaaaaacttttccgttaaaagtatttgcacaaaatcatgcctgtctaaaCGCAGCCCACCAGTGTCTGTTGCTTTAGTGTCCATccccagtgcattgtgggagctGGGCTTGGTCCATAGTATTTAGGGTGCCCCAttaggggggagggtgtgtgtacGGGAGCCTGGATGtgccctgccttgacaataataATGCCTATCTTGATTACAGTgcagatctctaacaagcaaaacccaggcctatctcaagtctggtgcacgtaAGTACACAGGCAAAACTGGGAGGTATGGAGCTTTGAGAGGGAAgattcccctctccccgccccccaatcaTGCAGATACAGCATGGTACCAGGAGACCACACCAAGGACATCAGGAGAAAACttgttacgtacaagatagggactgtaggtttgttcttaagttgaatttgtatgtaagtcggaactggtacatattgtaggggaaactctagccaaacatttctccagagctcagttttattctcccacacctcacttccctcagtcctttattctcaagctgaggtgtctgctgagaaaagccgctctgcgtctccctggtctgctgggggaggggaggcgcgctagctttgcatctccctggtctgctggggggaagcagctagtgcggggttgcctcaccccgtttgtaagtagggatccgctgtaagtcggatccatgtaacccggggactgcctgtatataagaaagtggttaaggctccctggagtgtcctggtttccatCAGATCTAAAATAAATGGAACCACACGACAGATGGGGAGGGACAATTACCTGCTCTTGTAAAACCTGCGTTTACTCCCCCAGTGTCTGTTGCCTTTGTCTCCATCCGTAGTGCATTGTGGGTCCTGAGCTTGGTTCATAGGATTTAGAatgccccatggggggggtgtgtcaggggcaggagcaggactaGAAATCACAGGAACAGGGTGTGTGTGGCTGTAGCACCCCCACATTTTAcctgggttcccagctgctgctcccagggctccaCTCTCAGTCCCGTACTTGCCCCTAGCCTCACCCcgagccctgagtccccctgctctgggccccagTGAGGCTGAGTGGGTGAGtggctgccctggggtgggggtggagaggagacCATAGGAAGGGGCTGGACCCTGAAGCTGGCACCTCACTGCCCAGTCCCAGTGGCATGTGCCTGGGATGGCCTGGGCAGGAGGCCCGGACACGCTGAAGGTACCAGGTTTGGGGACCCCTCCCCCGCATGTTCAGCCTTTAGTTCTGGGCGTGACTCTGATTAATCTCAGGTTTCCCTTTGACATTCCCTGTTATTCACCCCCCTcccaccgagtccagcccccacctccccacacgtGCTCTAGGAACTCTTCCCAGGTGTCTGTCATTCAATTACCCCTCCTGGGCAAATACTGCCTGCGCCTTCCCCCTCCTGGGCCTGCACTTGTCCCATTCTACCCggccccagcccaggccctgagTCAGGCCACTGGCACACTGCAGGGGGTGTGATGCTGCGGGTCCGTTCCCGTTCTCCATGGCCACAGTCACTGCAAAGCATGTTCGGTTTGCAACGTCTCCTGGCTCAGTCACACTCACTAGCCATCCCCTAACCCTACAGACCCCTGCGAACAAAACTTCTACCACAAACCATCTCAGAGCTGCACCTCCCAGGGACGTGGGAGAGCTGGGCTAACCAGGCAGGGTGGACCTGTGCGTTGTCTCTTTAAAACAATGGCAAAGTTTCCAAAGTTCTCTAAGTGCTGCAGTCTGGAGACTCTGACACTACagggcagagggcactggggagacaaggggaaggctgggggatcACCCAGCCAGTAGGAGCCACGGCTGGAGGAGGCCCGGGAGCTGAACCAGAACTGCACAGCACAGACACACCCGGCTCACAGGGTGGGATTAGGACCAGCAGCTCAGCCTGGTGAGGGCTGGCTGGAAATCCTCTGATGAGTGGGGTTGTCTcaggctgtgggaggaggggaggcagatggGTCAGGGATGGCGGATTAGCTTCcccaaagggggaggaggagggttcaCCTGCTACTCGTGATGTAATAAAATGGTTGCAGCTGATAGACTGAAAAAATAAGATTGTTCTAGGGACCCCTCAGGGGAAGGCCGGAGATTTCAATGATCAGCAAATCCTAAAGGGACCCAGGACGGAATCTCGTCACCAGCCCCAGCCGCGTCCGCCTCCTCTGCAACTGTCTACAGAgtggctgggggcagctggaAGGCCTGGAGCCTTGGACAGACTATTGGGCATGTAGAACAATTCACTGGCACAACATTGGGATCCACAAAGCCTGACTCGGGTACCCAGGCTCCCTATacaaatgtggggggaggggcagctaggAAAGGGTTCCACAAAAGCCAGGATGCTAGGCAGGGGGTGCCTAAGGCAGCCAATGGCAGATgctgaggaagtggctctgggaTGGGTCGGGGAGCCTGCGATGTCACCTGAGGTGCTTAGACaccactgaacccccccccccccacaatgccTAGTCTGGCTGTCACGCCCTCCACTGGCAAAGCCCACAGGCCAAGCCGCTCCCAGCTGcaaacacagacactgagatcagctccgGGGACACTCAGCCTCAGAGATTCCCTCCAGCACCCAAAGTTTCAAACCGAAAATGATACACAATTCACTTCCTTCCTTCATAGGAAGGAAGAGACATACAGCCTTCCACCTCCCCCCATTAGAAATCACACAGGCGGGGTTATCCCAGAAACCAGAAATCATGTTATTCAGTGAGAAAAGATGTCTCTTATGTGGTCCCAGAGGGAGCCAAAAGCACACAGCAGGTTAACAGGAAAATAACACAAAGCTCGCAATCTAAGCCAGAGTTACTAAAAACAGcactgtgaaagtagaaagaattatactataagagaaagatgaattatgctgtaataattgaataagttgaaggaatactgtttgtctctgaacaggaagaagaaaagtatgttaatgttgtttgtaggaatGCAGATTAcaaagtgctagccagagttaataggaaaaggaacattaggtgttagggagaaaacaattgagattgctgtgtgcttgatgtggaaatgaagaatacttgagtagcctcacactaattatgtgaagttttgccccccttttaatcctgttaattttggctttcttttgactgtataaatcaaggggtttgaaccttgtatggcactcacattttctccatgcattttagcagagctttgctgaataaacagagcagtctgacaaatctgtgagtcctgtctgactttgacagcaCAAAAATCACGATACAGTAAAAGTAAAATACAAAAGGGATTATCCCAACAACCATTTCTCGGTTGATTTCCTCAGTAAATCTGTGCTATGTCCTGCCAAGCTAAACTAAAAAACCATGTGACCCAACAGCCCTCACCAATAGAGAAAAACCCATAATCCAGGGTGGATTCTGGGAGAGGAGTGACCAGCCCCAGGGACACTCCCCTACAGGGAGCAGCCCCATATCAGTGGTGGAGCCCAACCCATGGGCTGGAGGAAGATGTGCGGGGCGGGGACAAATGTCTAAAGTGAAGGGGGGGCCTGGCCTCAGTGTCCTTCTCCTCATTTCCATGGCTGGGGGATCCTGGCTgcaaaggaaggggaaggaggagggggaggggggacttaaGCCAGGCAGAAGGAGCGTCTGGAGGAGTTTCCCCACGGCCCAGCAGCtcagcagccagggctgcagcagggaggaggggctgctgggggcttTTCCTCCTCTGCCAGGGGGTTGCTGAGACCAGGCAGAGCCAGAGGATCATtgaccagctgctgctgggtcctCACCTCAAACACAGGCAGCTAGGTCCCTAGgaaccccacccctcccccgatgGGTGTGGGAATGAAGGGGTGGGCTTATCACCCTGGCCAGCCCTAGTCAGGGCCCTGAGAGATTTTCCCCACTGTGAGGGGAGTCCCTGATGTCCCACATGGCGTGGGACATTTTTCATACTGACAACAGCTCCGAGGTTTCTTCCCTGTGTGGATTTGCAGGTGCCTGATACTCCAGGAGCAGCACGTGAAGCTTCCCTCACATTCAAGGTCTCGCTGTTGTGCGGGTCACTGATGTGTGACGTCAAATCAAACCTTTTCCTGCACTTAGGCTGTTCTTAGACTCCCATTGTGGGGAGTCTCATGTTTGGTTAGCATTGAGCATgtcctgaagcttttcccacactcagggaATTCAGGaagcctctctcctgtgtggattctcccatGTTTGGGGAACTCACAGTATAATCCGAGCATTTGTGAggcttctcccctgtgtggattctcccatGCTGAATAAGGCTTGAGTGCACTCACAGGCCAAGCATGTATGGGGTGGGTTCTCTGACGGGTATAGAAGGTTGATTTCcaactgaaacttttcccacactctgGGCATGTATAAGGCCGCTTTCCCGTGTGGATTCTCCTGTGTGTAATAAGGGCTGAACATGGTTTAAAGCTCCTTCCGCATTTTGTACCCTCCATAACATTTGTGAAGGGAAGTGGTGAAAGCTTATAGCCACTGAAAATCTacctttctgtagttaataaatatAATTATCTTTTACCTAAAACAATGGGTTTTGCTTGAAGTgctgcagccagagggaggaggtgtggggggtggggcatttCCTCCTCTGCTGGGGAGGTTACAGACCAGGCAGAGCCAAAGGGTCACTAACCAGCTGCTGCTAGGTCCTCACCCCAACTATGGGCATCTGGGTCCCTGGGAGCTAAGTGCCCCGGCTTGGTGTGGGAATGGGGGGATGGGCTTATCACCCTGGCCAGCCCTAATCAGGGCCCTGAGAGATTTTCCCCACTGTAAGGGGAGTCTCTGATGTCCCACATGGTGTGAGCTGCACTTGGAGCATTTTCCACACAAAGAACAGCTCCAAGGTTTCTTCCCTGTGTGGATTTGCAGGTGCCTGATACTCCAAGAGCAGCACAAGAAGCTTCCCTCACATTCAAGGTCTCGCTGTTGTGTGGAGTCAAATTGAATCTTTTCCTGCAGTCAGGCTGTTTCTAGTGTTTTTCACGCTTGTGAATTCTCCCATGATTGGCAAGTGACGAACtcttactgaagcttttcccacagtcaacaCATTTATGCAGCCTTTCCTCTGTGTGAGTTGTCCAATGTCTAATAAGCTGTGACTTCTGATTGAAGGCTTTTGCACAGTGTAAACATTTATGTGGTCTCTCCTCGTTGTGGATTCTCCCATGACTAGTAAGTTTTGTTCTGTCGAGAAAACTTTCCCCACATTTGAGACATTTATATAGTTTTTCATCTTTGTGTGTTTTCTGATGCTTAATAAGATGTGATGGACCAATAAAATCTTTCCCACACTCAAGGCATTTataaggtctctctcctgtgtgcacCCTATGGTGCAGAAGAAGGTGTGGCTtctgagtgaagcttttcccacacgtAAGGCATTTATAGGGTCTTTCCCCTGTGTGAGTCCTCTGATGTGTGGTAAGCCTTGAGCGCTCaataaaacttttcccacagttgaGGCATTTATATGGCTTGTCACCTGCGTGGCCTCTCTGATGCTTAATAAGGGGTGAGCGCTGACTGAAATCTTTCCCACACTCAAGGCATTTataaggtctctctcctgtgtgcactCTCTGGTGTAGAGTAAGTTGTGACTTCTcaatgaagcttttcccacactcaagaCATTTataaggtctctctcctgtgtgcactCTCTGGTGTAGCGTAAGTTGTGACTTCTCAATAAAGCTCTTCCCACACTCCAGGCATTTaaaaggtctctctcctgtgtgtacTCTCCAGTGTCTAATAAGCTCTGACTTCCGAATAAAGCCTTTCCCACACTCTAAACATTGATGtggtctctcccctgtgtggattctcctatgatTAGTAAATTTTGTTCTGTCAGCATAACTTTTCCCACATTCGAGACATTTATACAGTTTGTCAACTTCGTGTCTTTTCTGATGCTTAGTAAGATATGATTGACAAATGAAATCTTTCCCACACTCAAGGCATTTATAGGGTCTTtcacctgtgtggattctcttatgTTGAATAAGAGCTGAACTGTGTATAAAACTTTTCCCACATTCAAGGCATTTataaggtctctctcctgtgtgcactCTCTGATGTAGAATAAGCTGTGACTTGTcaatgaagcttttcccacagtccaagcacttgtggggtttctctcctgtgtgggttgcTTGATGTCTAGTAAGTCCTGTTCTGTcaatgaaacttttcccacagtcgaGGCATTTAAACGGTTTGtcacctgtgtggattctctggtgctTAATAAGGGATGAGTGATGACTGAAATTTTTCCCACACTCAAAACATTTaaaaggtctctctcctgtgtgtgcTCGGTGGTGTGTAATAAGGCGTGACTTCTgaatgaagcttttcccgcagtccaAGCACTTGtggggtttctctcctgtgtggattgccTGATGTCTAGTAAGTCCTGTTCTGTcaatgaaacttttcccacagttgcATTTAAATGGTGTGtcacctgtgtggattctctgatgcttAATAAGGTGTAAGGGGTGGCTGAAATTTTTCCCACACTCCAGGCATTTATAGTATCTCTGGCCCCTGCGCAGTCTCTGGTCTACAATACGACTTGGCTCCCTCCCGAAACTTTCTCCACTGTCAAGGCATGTGTAGGGTTTCTCTTCATCGGGACGTGTCTGCTGGACTGTGCTTTCCTTGGCATCCTTCAATCCTCTACCACTTGGAATTAATTCATCTGGTGTCTTCTGCCTCTCTGACCTGCGTCGATCTCCCCAGGCACTTCCCTGTTCCAAGCCCTGGGGAAAACTCCCTTCAGCTCTTCTCAAGAATGTCTTCTGCAGCTCCACTTTCCCAGGGCCTTCCTGCTCCTGATATTCCTCCTTGTTCTTACTCCCTGTCCTGTCACCTGCTGGGAGAGACAGTATCCAGGCAAAAGTCACTGAATGTGTCAGGAGAGAAATGTCAGAAAAGGGAccagaaaaggagaaaacaaaacagGGTGActattgggggggaagggaaatttcccctctaatcttttccatctaggtgtgtaataattttatgtgcactgaggcacatgcagatgtgcaccaccaatgaaAACACAAaccctggctgtgggcactctgctaatcagctgggctgcctTTGAacttctcctgagcagccgcacaaatgcccagcttccagggaacactgtggAAGGGAAAGAACATTGGATCCTGCCTCTACATCCCACCCAAACACTCCCAGGGAAGCAAAGTCAGGGAGGAAATTCCCACCAGCGAACAGGATGGGTGGGAAGTCCTGGCTGATATTTGCCTTGAAGCTACGACACCTGCTGATGGCAGCCCTGGTCTGGGCGAGATGGGGCAGAACCGAGGGCTCTCACTCACCGCACATTGGGGGAGTCCCACGTTTTCCCTCCACTTGCCAGATGTTTCTGTCTCAGTTTTCCTCGTTCCTCACCTGTGCAGGTAACTCTcgggctctcccctccctcatCAGCCTGGAGATCCGGGACCCACGGCTCTTCTCTGCGTTCCAGCCGGGCAATCAGCTCAGGTTTGGAAATGGGGAGTTCTGCACGGGGGGTAAAATCAGGGCACATGGAGTCTTGGGAGAACGTTTGTCACACGGAACATTCCCTGAATTCAATGGGATTCTACGTGAGACTGTGCTAACTCAGACCCCTTAGGAGCAGATATCTGCTCTGTCACACCCTCACTACAAGTTATTGGGGCACGTGTGACCAAGTGGGGATTGTTTTCGCTCTGCCATGTTGCATGTGAGTTCTACTGCCCTGCTGTAACcccgtgtgtgtgcctcagtttccctgggcactgcaccaatatCTAGATGGGGGAAGCTACCCTAGCCACAGCATGTACACAATGGCCCATGCTCTTTGTAGCCTGAGTCCAGGAAGGGGTGCAGCCAGGGGGCATCTTTTACCTGGGAAGGAGAATAAAAGGCAGAGGAGGGACTCGGGGGCCAGACTGCTAGGTGGGGGCTCAGGCACTCTCAGGTGGCTTGGAGTGAAGGGAGGGGGTCAAGGGCCCTTGGCTGTGGGCCCCCCTCTCtccaagatgggttgtactgGCTGCTCCTAgttcctgtgctaacaagtctgttctatgctgtgtccctgtAAACCAATAAAACCATCTGCTCTCCCTGTTGGCTGAGAGGCAAGTCTGCCTGTGGATGGGGCGTGCAGGGCCGAGTGGTTCCCCCTACTCGGTGACATCCTCCCACACACTTAGCTCAGGTGTTAAACTCCTCCCTATTTCCAAACCAGCAGAACCCAGAGCCCTCCCCAGGGACAGCAGGTGAATGGTGCACGGAGGAGAAACAACACAGGCAGGGTCataccctgctcctggccctgaggAAACTGCAGAAATGGGAGTGACTGAGCATGTCCATTGGGTTTCTGACTCCTCTGCCCCAATGGAAGGGGATGGTGATGAAAGTGTCTCTCACTCTGGAGCTGTGGGAGCTGTGACCCTTCTCCCTTAACTCAGCTCACCAGGGAAAACTGGACCAGAGTCAGATACGCAGACCCCCCCGGTGTCTTATAACCAAGGGGCTAGAACTCCCTTACCCAGCGATGCCAGAAtctcgtagttctcctgcatgacgtccctgtagagggctctctgagtggggcccagcagcgccccctgccccgcggtgaaatacacagccacctcctcgaaggtcacccgcATCTGCAACAACAAGAGTCCCCCgctcagcccctgctgccccagccatgaCCCTGCTCGTGGGAGAGGAAGCCTGGAGAAGCAGAATCCCACTTAGGGTAGCCAGTAGGCTGCAGGGGGTAGGAGAAGGGGAGAGCTGTTTGTGCCCCCAGCAGACAGAGAGGGGAGAAGGTTGCTCATTCGAGAGATGTTAaatgaatagttgagtaacctcatgaattcctatCAGTTactcaaacaaaatacaggactatgtagcactttaaagactaacaagatggtttattaggtgatgagctttcgtgggccagacccacttcctcagatcaaatagtggaagaaaatagtcacaaccatatataccaaaggatacaattaaaaaaaaatgaacacatatgaaaaggacaaatcaaattcagaacagaagggggatgcggggaggggaaatgtctgtgagctaatggtattagaggtgataattggggaagctatctttgtaatgggtaagatagctagagtctttgttgagacccctgcgtagagtgtcgaattttagcatgaatgacagttcagaggattccctttcaagtgcagatttaaaaggcttctgaagcaggatgcaggtaattaagtcgttgagacagtgtcctttctggttgaaatggcaagaaactgttttttctttgtgatcctgtctaatatctgttttgtgggcattgatcctttggcgaagtgtctgagacgtttgtccaatgtacaaagcagatggacactttcggcacatgatggcataaat
This DNA window, taken from Pelodiscus sinensis isolate JC-2024 unplaced genomic scaffold, ASM4963464v1 ctg138, whole genome shotgun sequence, encodes the following:
- the LOC102458097 gene encoding uncharacterized protein LOC102458097 isoform X4; this translates as MCGDRTGSKNKEEYQEQEGPGKVELQKTFLRRAEGSFPQGLEQGSAWGDRRRSERQKTPDELIPSGRGLKDAKESTVQQTRPDEEKPYTCLDSGESFGREPSRIVDQRLRRGQRYYKCLECGKNFSHPLHLIKHQRIHTGDTPFKCNCGKSFIDRTGLTRHQAIHTGEKPHKCLDCGKSFIQKSRLITHHRAHTGERPFKCFECGKNFSHHSSLIKHQRIHTGDKPFKCLDCGKSFIDRTGLTRHQATHTGEKPHKCLDCGKSFIDKSQLILHQRVHTGERPYKCLECGKSFIHSSALIQHKRIHTGERPYKCLECGKDFICQSYLTKHQKRHEVDKLYKCLECGKSYADRTKFTNHRRIHTGERPHQCLECGKGFIRKSELIRHWRVHTGERPFKCLECGKSFIEKSQLTLHQRVHTGERPYKCLECGKSFIEKSQLTLHQRVHTGERPYKCLECGKDFSQRSPLIKHQRGHAGDKPYKCLNCGKSFIERSRLTTHQRTHTGERPYKCLTCGKSFTQKPHLLLHHRVHTGERPYKCLECGKDFIGPSHLIKHQKTHKDEKLYKCLKCGESFLDRTKLTSHGRIHNEERPHKCLHCAKAFNQKSQLIRHWTTHTEERLHKCVDCGKSFSKSSSLANHGRIHKREKH
- the LOC102458097 gene encoding uncharacterized protein LOC102458097 isoform X1 → MAALLAWAPCSPVAAPGAVPPAGPAPAWPSPLPRTGSNWGQAEESRPRFAPDRPRRQGRVMAVMKPAQMRVTFEEVAVYFTAGQGALLGPTQRALYRDVMQENYEILASLELPISKPELIARLERREEPWVPDLQADEGGESPRVTCTAGDRTGSKNKEEYQEQEGPGKVELQKTFLRRAEGSFPQGLEQGSAWGDRRRSERQKTPDELIPSGRGLKDAKESTVQQTRPDEEKPYTCLDSGESFGREPSRIVDQRLRRGQRYYKCLECGKNFSHPLHLIKHQRIHTGDTPFKCNCGKSFIDRTGLTRHQAIHTGEKPHKCLDCGKSFIQKSRLITHHRAHTGERPFKCFECGKNFSHHSSLIKHQRIHTGDKPFKCLDCGKSFIDRTGLTRHQATHTGEKPHKCLDCGKSFIDKSQLILHQRVHTGERPYKCLECGKSFIHSSALIQHKRIHTGERPYKCLECGKDFICQSYLTKHQKRHEVDKLYKCLECGKSYADRTKFTNHRRIHTGERPHQCLECGKGFIRKSELIRHWRVHTGERPFKCLECGKSFIEKSQLTLHQRVHTGERPYKCLECGKSFIEKSQLTLHQRVHTGERPYKCLECGKDFSQRSPLIKHQRGHAGDKPYKCLNCGKSFIERSRLTTHQRTHTGERPYKCLTCGKSFTQKPHLLLHHRVHTGERPYKCLECGKDFIGPSHLIKHQKTHKDEKLYKCLKCGESFLDRTKLTSHGRIHNEERPHKCLHCAKAFNQKSQLIRHWTTHTEERLHKCVDCGKSFSKSSSLANHGRIHKREKH
- the LOC102458097 gene encoding uncharacterized protein LOC102458097 isoform X3, which produces MCAGDRTGSKNKEEYQEQEGPGKVELQKTFLRRAEGSFPQGLEQGSAWGDRRRSERQKTPDELIPSGRGLKDAKESTVQQTRPDEEKPYTCLDSGESFGREPSRIVDQRLRRGQRYYKCLECGKNFSHPLHLIKHQRIHTGDTPFKCNCGKSFIDRTGLTRHQAIHTGEKPHKCLDCGKSFIQKSRLITHHRAHTGERPFKCFECGKNFSHHSSLIKHQRIHTGDKPFKCLDCGKSFIDRTGLTRHQATHTGEKPHKCLDCGKSFIDKSQLILHQRVHTGERPYKCLECGKSFIHSSALIQHKRIHTGERPYKCLECGKDFICQSYLTKHQKRHEVDKLYKCLECGKSYADRTKFTNHRRIHTGERPHQCLECGKGFIRKSELIRHWRVHTGERPFKCLECGKSFIEKSQLTLHQRVHTGERPYKCLECGKSFIEKSQLTLHQRVHTGERPYKCLECGKDFSQRSPLIKHQRGHAGDKPYKCLNCGKSFIERSRLTTHQRTHTGERPYKCLTCGKSFTQKPHLLLHHRVHTGERPYKCLECGKDFIGPSHLIKHQKTHKDEKLYKCLKCGESFLDRTKLTSHGRIHNEERPHKCLHCAKAFNQKSQLIRHWTTHTEERLHKCVDCGKSFSKSSSLANHGRIHKREKH
- the LOC102458097 gene encoding uncharacterized protein LOC102458097 isoform X2, with protein sequence MAALLAWAPCSPVAAPGAVPPAGPAPAWPSPLPRTGSNWGQAEESRPRFAPDRPRRQGRVMAVMKPAQMRVTFEEVAVYFTAGQGALLGPTQRALYRDVMQENYEILASLELPISKPELIARLERREEPWVPDLQADEGGESPRVTCTGDRTGSKNKEEYQEQEGPGKVELQKTFLRRAEGSFPQGLEQGSAWGDRRRSERQKTPDELIPSGRGLKDAKESTVQQTRPDEEKPYTCLDSGESFGREPSRIVDQRLRRGQRYYKCLECGKNFSHPLHLIKHQRIHTGDTPFKCNCGKSFIDRTGLTRHQAIHTGEKPHKCLDCGKSFIQKSRLITHHRAHTGERPFKCFECGKNFSHHSSLIKHQRIHTGDKPFKCLDCGKSFIDRTGLTRHQATHTGEKPHKCLDCGKSFIDKSQLILHQRVHTGERPYKCLECGKSFIHSSALIQHKRIHTGERPYKCLECGKDFICQSYLTKHQKRHEVDKLYKCLECGKSYADRTKFTNHRRIHTGERPHQCLECGKGFIRKSELIRHWRVHTGERPFKCLECGKSFIEKSQLTLHQRVHTGERPYKCLECGKSFIEKSQLTLHQRVHTGERPYKCLECGKDFSQRSPLIKHQRGHAGDKPYKCLNCGKSFIERSRLTTHQRTHTGERPYKCLTCGKSFTQKPHLLLHHRVHTGERPYKCLECGKDFIGPSHLIKHQKTHKDEKLYKCLKCGESFLDRTKLTSHGRIHNEERPHKCLHCAKAFNQKSQLIRHWTTHTEERLHKCVDCGKSFSKSSSLANHGRIHKREKH